The following proteins come from a genomic window of Hymenobacter canadensis:
- a CDS encoding TapB family protein yields the protein MPFSSFRSLLLMPALAAAASSVSAQTPDAPSPGQPFGLADNMELVYRVLDAGGKPLGEVRQRVVDLKTGEREESKDRKVAENTMLLKSGYYARKNTLDRIQDLTFRARRDTSFTDGMGELNNDALRSFRDRKLAYSIAPLAWPNQPTVGTELPAGGVSIQVSSSVVSIATVSTMLQKRRVVSGPTALTTPAGTFQCYKVEAEREEATIPRPDMAMRSSSKQIDFYAPGVGIVRTERYTKTGKLSEVRELTSRTAASTQNYDKVKVKTKKS from the coding sequence ATGCCCTTTTCCTCTTTCCGTTCGCTGCTGCTGATGCCCGCGCTGGCCGCTGCCGCCTCTTCCGTTTCCGCCCAGACCCCCGACGCCCCCAGCCCCGGCCAGCCATTTGGCCTTGCCGATAACATGGAGCTCGTGTACCGCGTCCTCGATGCCGGCGGCAAGCCACTGGGCGAGGTGCGCCAGCGGGTAGTAGATCTGAAAACCGGGGAGCGGGAAGAAAGCAAAGACCGCAAAGTAGCCGAAAACACCATGCTGCTCAAGAGCGGTTACTACGCCCGCAAAAACACCCTGGACCGCATCCAGGACCTCACCTTCCGCGCCCGCCGCGACACCAGCTTCACCGACGGCATGGGCGAACTCAACAACGACGCCCTGCGCTCCTTCCGCGACCGGAAGCTGGCCTACAGCATCGCGCCGCTGGCCTGGCCCAACCAGCCTACCGTGGGCACCGAGCTGCCCGCCGGCGGCGTCAGCATCCAGGTCAGCAGCTCGGTGGTGAGCATTGCCACCGTCAGCACCATGCTGCAGAAGCGGCGCGTGGTGAGCGGGCCCACGGCCCTCACCACCCCGGCCGGCACGTTTCAGTGCTACAAGGTAGAGGCCGAGCGCGAAGAAGCCACCATCCCAAGGCCCGATATGGCCATGCGCAGCAGCAGCAAGCAAATTGATTTCTACGCCCCCGGCGTGGGCATCGTGCGCACCGAGCGCTACACCAAAACCGGCAAGCTCAGCGAAGTGCGTGAGCTGACGTCGCGCACGGCCGCCTCCACCCAGAACTACGACAAGGTGAAGGTCAAAACAAAAAAGTCGTAA
- a CDS encoding cytochrome c oxidase subunit 3 — protein sequence MNSDKERKDKVGANQPATSFQRMERVPPLQMMLYLGLVGIGVLFLFLTGAYISTRSATQLPAGIQQFPKFFSISTIVLLLSSYVVAQAPRLYRADDVNGLARCLGATLLLGSIFAGLQVLGWRELMLQGVFFEGKASGTYVYLISALHVLHLLGGMLFLLALLLRTVHASRDAVRSLVFIRNPYRRLQLRMLGTYWHFIDALWVLLFVVFVFMY from the coding sequence ATGAACTCCGACAAAGAACGTAAAGACAAGGTGGGCGCCAACCAGCCGGCCACCTCCTTCCAACGCATGGAGCGGGTGCCGCCGCTGCAGATGATGCTGTACCTGGGTTTGGTGGGAATAGGCGTGCTGTTCCTGTTCCTGACGGGCGCCTACATCAGCACCCGCTCGGCCACCCAGCTGCCGGCCGGAATTCAGCAGTTTCCCAAATTCTTTTCCATCAGCACCATCGTGCTGCTGCTTAGCAGCTACGTGGTGGCACAGGCCCCGCGCCTATACCGCGCCGACGATGTGAACGGGCTGGCGCGCTGCCTCGGGGCCACGCTGCTGCTGGGCAGCATCTTCGCGGGGCTGCAGGTGCTGGGCTGGCGCGAGCTGATGCTGCAGGGCGTGTTTTTCGAAGGCAAAGCCAGCGGCACCTACGTCTACCTGATTTCGGCGCTGCACGTGCTGCACCTGCTGGGTGGCATGCTGTTTCTGCTGGCGCTGCTGCTGCGCACCGTGCACGCCTCCCGCGACGCCGTGCGCAGTCTGGTGTTCATCCGCAACCCCTATCGCCGCCTGCAGCTCCGGATGCTGGGCACCTACTGGCACTTCATCGACGCGCTGTGGGTGCTGCTGTTCGTCGTGTTCGTGTTTATGTATTAG
- a CDS encoding gliding motility-associated C-terminal domain-containing protein, with amino-acid sequence MPRLLPYCYALTGPAHRLLLALLLLLALPARATHIVGGEMDLQYLQNATYQLTLNLYFDAVNGSSGALDNDLTVSIFEKGTDRRMQNLTLPLGANTLVNYTSPACALPTSLVTRKLVYSGRLELPANVYTNPAGYYAAVERCCRNSGIRNIQDPADAGQTFYLEFPPVVRNGQPFRDSTPRIFPPLGDYACLGELFYYDFGGQDADGDSLVYELATPLNGHSTPGLPKPPVADPQPYQEVRWSAGLSALNQIPGAPTLSINRQTGRLQVRPTDEGLFVFGIRCAEYRRGVKIGEARRDFQLKVIRCAQNAAPTMRVTLPSGTGTFRPGRDTLHLRPGFSRCITLKVSDPDSPSRLTMSLRPVNFTAGQLPTISTTQGTVRSPGAPDTLVSQLCFPACFNTRGRVYLLDLIVADNGCSLPKRDTVRLAFTAVPDPNSPPTISSTAALPLRARIGDLITFDVTGLDADNDPMTLSMAGRGFTPADLGVTFVQQANGNQLQGRFTWRVDCRAAARTSYEFDFTASAGPCSEPTAVGLRIPIQIDYANTPPVLVSSLPNPSTTGPIDAPVRVRRLIGNAYEATFTGTDADTDPLVLSATGNGFDLAAAGMSFRPQNGNGRATATFRWDPNCTGLKLPDGALEVTFRLQETTCRPEPRSRVVRFELINPDTVAFTPPNIFTPNNDPNRLNEFFQLENLPPDFCDSRFADIKIFSRWGNLVFRSTDRNFRWDGGQLAPGTYFYLIEFTDGRKFKGPVTLAR; translated from the coding sequence ATGCCACGTCTTCTACCCTACTGCTACGCCCTGACTGGCCCGGCCCACCGCCTGCTGCTGGCGTTGTTGCTGCTGCTGGCACTTCCGGCCCGCGCCACCCACATCGTGGGCGGCGAAATGGACCTGCAGTATCTGCAGAACGCCACCTACCAGCTCACGCTCAACCTATATTTCGATGCAGTCAATGGCAGCTCCGGGGCGCTTGACAATGACCTGACGGTTAGCATATTTGAGAAGGGTACCGACCGGCGCATGCAGAACCTTACGCTGCCGCTGGGCGCCAACACGCTGGTGAACTACACCAGCCCGGCCTGCGCGCTGCCCACGTCCCTGGTGACGCGCAAGCTCGTGTACTCGGGCCGGCTGGAGCTGCCAGCCAACGTGTACACCAACCCGGCCGGCTACTACGCGGCCGTGGAGCGCTGCTGCCGCAACAGCGGCATCCGCAACATCCAGGACCCGGCCGATGCGGGCCAGACGTTCTACCTGGAGTTTCCGCCCGTGGTGCGCAACGGGCAGCCCTTCCGCGACTCCACGCCCCGCATCTTCCCGCCACTCGGCGACTATGCCTGCTTGGGGGAGCTGTTTTACTACGATTTCGGGGGCCAGGATGCCGACGGCGACTCGCTGGTGTATGAGTTGGCCACGCCGCTGAACGGGCACTCCACCCCCGGCCTGCCCAAGCCGCCCGTCGCCGACCCGCAGCCCTACCAAGAGGTGCGCTGGAGTGCCGGCCTGAGTGCGCTCAACCAGATTCCCGGCGCCCCCACCCTCAGCATCAACCGCCAGACCGGCCGCCTGCAGGTGCGCCCCACCGATGAGGGCCTGTTTGTGTTCGGCATCCGCTGCGCGGAATATCGGCGGGGCGTGAAGATTGGCGAGGCGAGGCGCGATTTTCAACTCAAAGTCATCCGGTGCGCCCAGAACGCCGCGCCCACTATGCGCGTGACGCTGCCCAGCGGTACGGGCACTTTCCGGCCCGGCCGCGACACGCTGCACCTGCGCCCGGGTTTCAGCCGCTGCATCACGCTCAAAGTGTCCGACCCCGATTCGCCCTCGCGCCTCACCATGTCGCTGCGGCCCGTGAACTTCACGGCCGGGCAGCTGCCCACCATCAGCACCACCCAGGGCACGGTGCGCAGCCCCGGCGCGCCCGACACGCTGGTGTCGCAGCTGTGCTTTCCGGCCTGCTTCAACACGCGCGGCCGGGTGTATTTACTGGATTTGATTGTGGCCGACAACGGCTGCAGCCTGCCCAAGCGCGACACCGTGCGGCTCGCCTTCACGGCCGTGCCGGACCCCAACAGCCCGCCCACCATCAGCAGCACAGCGGCCCTGCCCCTGCGCGCCCGCATCGGCGACCTGATAACCTTCGACGTAACGGGCCTCGATGCTGATAACGACCCGATGACACTGAGCATGGCCGGGCGCGGCTTTACGCCCGCCGACCTGGGCGTCACGTTCGTGCAGCAGGCCAACGGCAACCAGCTGCAGGGCCGCTTCACGTGGCGCGTGGACTGCCGGGCCGCCGCCCGCACTTCCTACGAGTTCGACTTTACGGCCAGCGCCGGGCCCTGCTCCGAGCCCACGGCCGTCGGCCTACGCATTCCCATCCAGATCGACTACGCCAATACGCCGCCGGTGCTGGTTTCCAGCCTGCCCAACCCCAGCACTACCGGCCCCATTGATGCGCCGGTGCGGGTGCGGCGCCTGATCGGGAATGCCTACGAGGCCACCTTCACCGGCACCGACGCCGACACCGATCCGCTGGTGCTGTCGGCTACCGGCAACGGATTCGACTTGGCGGCGGCAGGCATGAGCTTCCGGCCGCAGAACGGCAACGGCCGCGCCACCGCCACCTTCCGCTGGGACCCCAACTGCACCGGCCTCAAGCTGCCCGACGGCGCGTTGGAAGTAACGTTCCGGCTGCAGGAAACCACCTGCCGCCCTGAGCCCCGCTCCCGCGTGGTGCGCTTCGAGCTGATCAACCCCGATACGGTGGCCTTCACGCCGCCCAACATCTTCACGCCCAACAACGACCCCAACCGCCTCAACGAGTTCTTCCAACTGGAGAACCTGCCGCCCGACTTCTGCGACTCCCGTTTCGCCGACATCAAGATTTTCTCGCGCTGGGGCAACCTGGTATTCCGCAGCACCGACCGTAACTTCCGCTGGGATGGGGGCCAGTTGGCGCCTGGCACCTACTTCTACCTCATCGAATTCACGGACGGCCGCAAGTTCAAAGGCCCCGTCACGCTGGCGCGGTAG
- a CDS encoding M1 family aminopeptidase → MLRFYSFLTGLLLLAPGLQAQTPDPAPARPALTDDAALLCSQAHTRTALRGPAATVPHRRKMDRYDVKYYKLDIALENNSRNVGGNVRMLARTLAQPLDSVAFELYSTFTIDSVVVNGRRANGIRRADSDVTVLLPQAVPANTLFSTVVYYRGTAPNGNSAAIGNALNTRLQTTYGVNVTWSLSEPFSAHEWWPCKQVLTDKADSLDVWVTTSSINKVGSNGMLERVTPLPTGKSRYEWKHRAKPIDYYLVSVAVAPYLEYVNYANPVGGPRIPIVNYVYNQAALNFYRTEIDRTPGFLENFSELVGLYPFASEKYGHSMAPIGGGMEHQTMTTQDGFSFTLTAHELFHQWFGDNVTCASWEDIWLNEGFASYGEYLSLDRFSSATSARTWIANAQTTARQQPGGSLRVADTTNVGRIFSSRLSYKKGAAVIHMLRYLLNDDVKFFRALRTYQSTYSGRTARTIDLQRIFEAEAGRPLQYFFDQWYAGEGYPIFNVRWNQVGPDVFIRNTQTVSMPAVTPFFDVELDYRLVFSDNTSQALRVRHGQAISSFSVPTNKTVTAVFVDPDQWVLQVTPTILRDNALVLATAAARAARLSVYPNPCRETLRLPNLTTRATAEVTDATGRVLLRQTVDPQHAQLDTRTLAAGLYHLRLTTATGSVSAARFVRE, encoded by the coding sequence ATGCTGCGTTTCTACTCTTTCCTGACGGGGCTGCTCTTGCTGGCTCCGGGCCTGCAGGCCCAGACCCCGGACCCTGCGCCCGCCCGCCCAGCCCTCACGGATGATGCCGCCCTGCTGTGCAGCCAGGCGCACACCCGCACCGCGCTGCGCGGCCCCGCCGCCACCGTGCCGCACCGCCGCAAGATGGACCGCTACGATGTGAAGTACTACAAGCTGGATATTGCGCTGGAAAACAACTCGCGCAACGTGGGCGGCAACGTGCGCATGCTGGCCCGCACCCTCGCCCAGCCCCTCGACTCGGTGGCGTTTGAGCTGTATTCCACCTTCACCATCGACTCAGTGGTGGTGAACGGGCGCCGCGCCAACGGCATCCGTCGCGCTGATTCCGACGTGACCGTGCTGCTGCCGCAGGCTGTGCCGGCCAATACACTCTTCAGCACCGTGGTGTATTACCGCGGCACGGCGCCCAACGGCAACAGCGCCGCTATCGGCAACGCCCTGAATACCCGGCTGCAAACCACCTACGGCGTAAACGTGACCTGGAGCCTATCCGAGCCGTTTTCGGCCCACGAGTGGTGGCCCTGCAAGCAGGTGCTGACCGATAAGGCCGACTCCCTGGACGTGTGGGTGACGACAAGCAGCATCAACAAAGTAGGCTCCAACGGTATGCTGGAACGCGTGACGCCGCTGCCCACCGGCAAGAGCCGCTACGAGTGGAAGCACCGCGCCAAGCCCATCGACTACTACCTCGTGTCGGTGGCCGTGGCGCCTTATCTGGAGTATGTGAACTACGCCAATCCCGTGGGCGGCCCGCGCATTCCCATCGTCAACTACGTCTACAACCAGGCGGCCCTGAACTTCTACCGCACCGAAATCGACCGGACGCCCGGCTTCCTGGAGAATTTCTCCGAGCTGGTGGGCCTCTACCCGTTTGCCAGCGAGAAGTACGGCCACAGCATGGCCCCCATCGGAGGCGGTATGGAGCACCAGACCATGACCACCCAGGACGGCTTCAGCTTCACGCTGACGGCGCACGAGCTGTTCCACCAGTGGTTCGGCGACAACGTGACCTGCGCTTCGTGGGAGGATATCTGGCTGAACGAAGGCTTTGCCTCCTACGGCGAATACCTGTCGCTCGACCGGTTTTCGTCGGCCACCAGTGCCCGCACCTGGATAGCCAATGCCCAGACCACGGCCCGCCAGCAGCCCGGCGGCAGCCTCCGCGTGGCCGATACCACCAACGTGGGCCGCATTTTCAGCTCGCGCCTCAGCTACAAGAAAGGCGCGGCCGTGATTCATATGCTGCGCTATCTGCTCAACGATGACGTGAAATTCTTCCGGGCCCTGCGCACCTACCAGAGCACCTACAGCGGCCGCACGGCCCGCACCATCGACCTGCAGCGCATTTTCGAGGCCGAAGCCGGCCGCCCGCTGCAGTATTTCTTCGACCAGTGGTACGCGGGCGAAGGCTACCCGATTTTCAATGTGCGCTGGAATCAGGTAGGCCCTGATGTATTTATCCGCAACACCCAGACGGTGAGCATGCCTGCCGTCACACCTTTCTTTGACGTGGAGCTGGATTATCGCCTTGTTTTCAGCGACAATACCAGCCAGGCCCTGCGGGTGCGTCATGGGCAGGCCATATCCTCATTCAGTGTGCCTACCAACAAAACCGTTACCGCTGTTTTCGTGGATCCCGACCAGTGGGTGCTGCAGGTAACTCCTACCATCCTCCGCGACAACGCCTTGGTGCTGGCCACGGCTGCGGCCCGGGCTGCCCGCCTGAGCGTGTACCCCAACCCCTGCCGCGAAACCCTCCGCCTGCCCAACCTAACCACCCGCGCCACGGCCGAAGTAACCGATGCTACCGGCCGCGTACTCCTGCGCCAGACCGTAGACCCACAGCATGCCCAGCTGGACACCCGCACGCTGGCTGCCGGCCTCTACCACCTGCGCCTCACCACGGCCACTGGCAGCGTGTCGGCGGCCCGTTTTGTGCGCGAGTAA
- a CDS encoding DUF2147 domain-containing protein produces the protein MKYLLLSLMMLLLTLRPAAAQTPPLGVWADDTGDSHIELYRCGEQLCGRLVWLRAPTDANGKPRLDEKHPTPERRTQLLQNLTVLQNLRYNAETDRWEDGEIYDPENGRTYSCYVAAAGKDRLEVKGYIGFSLIGKAHYWQRVK, from the coding sequence TTGAAATACCTGCTGCTGAGTCTGATGATGTTGCTGCTAACGCTGCGGCCCGCCGCGGCCCAAACGCCGCCGCTGGGCGTGTGGGCCGACGATACCGGCGACTCGCACATTGAGCTGTACCGCTGCGGCGAGCAGTTGTGCGGGCGTTTGGTGTGGCTGCGCGCCCCCACTGATGCCAACGGCAAGCCCCGCCTTGATGAGAAGCACCCTACCCCCGAGCGACGCACCCAACTCCTGCAGAACCTGACGGTGCTGCAGAACCTGCGCTACAACGCCGAAACCGACCGCTGGGAAGACGGCGAAATCTACGACCCCGAAAACGGCCGCACCTACTCGTGTTACGTGGCGGCAGCCGGCAAAGACCGGCTGGAAGTGAAAGGCTACATCGGTTTCTCGCTGATTGGCAAAGCACACTACTGGCAGCGCGTGAAATAG
- a CDS encoding DUF2147 domain-containing protein, producing the protein MKKFLFLALAFLFGAIGLASAQTLSPLGTWTNSEKKATFEIYKCGNKLCGKIVSLTVPNDPKTGKPKTDTVNPDPKLRTRPRLGMVFMQGFEYDDDNKWDDGKIYDPESGKTYSCYMKMLNANSMEVKGYIGFSMIGKSQSWTRVK; encoded by the coding sequence ATGAAAAAATTCCTGTTCCTTGCTCTCGCCTTCCTGTTCGGGGCCATCGGGTTGGCTTCAGCACAAACCCTCTCTCCTTTGGGCACATGGACCAACTCGGAGAAAAAGGCGACGTTCGAAATCTACAAATGCGGCAACAAGCTCTGCGGTAAGATCGTCAGCCTGACCGTACCCAACGACCCTAAAACCGGCAAGCCCAAAACCGACACCGTTAACCCCGATCCGAAATTGCGCACCCGGCCGCGGCTGGGCATGGTGTTCATGCAAGGCTTCGAGTACGACGACGACAACAAGTGGGATGACGGCAAGATCTACGACCCCGAAAGCGGCAAAACGTACTCCTGCTACATGAAGATGCTCAACGCCAATTCGATGGAAGTGAAAGGCTATATCGGCTTCTCCATGATTGGCAAATCGCAGAGCTGGACCCGCGTGAAATAG